Below is a genomic region from Candidatus Latescibacterota bacterium.
GCTATTCAGGCAGGCAGGGAGATTAGAATACTCGTAAGCCACAAGAAGGTCGACGATGCTTATGCCGTGCAGCTTGCTACGGATATAGCGCGAAAGGTCGAGGACGACATGGAGTATCCCGGTCAGATAAAAGTTGTGGTGATAAGGGAGACAAGGGCAGTGGATTTTGCGAGATGATCTGGTGGACAAAGTGCCCGAGAAGAAGTATTTACCGCGTGGTCATTAATAATATGTCTGGAGTCTTCGTATGAACGTGCTTATGCTCGGAGATGTCCTGTCCAGGGTCGGCAGAAAGGCGCTCGGGGCCGGATTGCCTTCACTGAAAGAAGAATACAACGTAGACCTGTGTACAGCCAATGTGGAAAATGCAGCCGGGATGTTCGGTGTGACAGAAAAAGTCATCAGAGAGATCAGAGACGCAGGTGTAGATGTGATGACGAGTGGAAATCACATATGGGACAAGAGAGAAGGAATAAGGTTGCTCGATGCCAGCGATGACCTTCTTCGGCCCGCGAATTATCCTCCGGGTGTCCCTGGAATCGGGTATACGATCACCGAAGCTGGAGGTCGAAGCGCCTGTGTCATAAATCTCCAGGGCAGGACTTTTATGCCCGATATCGATTGCCCATTCAGGAAAGCAGACGACATTCTCGCATCGATGCCTTCAGATGTAAAAATAATCATCATAGATTTTCACGCTGAAGCGACAAGTGAAAAACT
It encodes:
- a CDS encoding YmdB family metallophosphoesterase, with translation MNVLMLGDVLSRVGRKALGAGLPSLKEEYNVDLCTANVENAAGMFGVTEKVIREIRDAGVDVMTSGNHIWDKREGIRLLDASDDLLRPANYPPGVPGIGYTITEAGGRSACVINLQGRTFMPDIDCPFRKADDILASMPSDVKIIIIDFHAEATSEKLALANYLDGRVSLLAGTHTHIPTADERILPQGTGYQTDIGMTGPYS